Proteins encoded together in one Plutella xylostella chromosome 17, ilPluXylo3.1, whole genome shotgun sequence window:
- the LOC105386364 gene encoding monocarboxylate transporter 14, giving the protein MDTQRAYTNGIPGKEKTIKYESKVPSEEEKATSPLLASGDRLNVDGNKLNSDPAVFHKSDEHYYTKGLETSKNDLNTINSMKTDGGKYNAAKDTLAVEYHKDGKNSDDDAVSTNEGVKFLGLGDDDSICSSNPPSEEQTPQIPDGGWGWVVVVASFLIATVADGLAFSYGLVNQKLVEYFETKEAATSLIGSLFISVPLIAGPIMSALVDRYGCRKMTILGGVSSTIGFVAASYSNSIEVLYITYGLMAGLGMGLLYVTAVVCIAYWFDKRRNLAVGLGSCGVGFGTFFYSPLTTYLLDEYNWRGTLLLLSGTVLNVCVCGAVMRDPEWLKIEQKKQRQLNKSKRASSSVSISAKSARSCGTESVFPGVEELKTLMKSGETPEYILTTLVASIAEAETLDATTKINSELSQHKVNSVINLPTFLRQSEKVPAEVLEHLKANTRLYNIILENYPSLLALRSTSEQKLPVEPAAEVSKQKPITMSMKIKMKKKAKKDFEDKLDIVREKFLQPIPENKPANTAQTARGVRQDWLSRQFGTNHHYFRDLRVHRNSIMHRGAMMNIAKYKLRASSCPDIYRNSMWSVEEDQERTWGRKLADMANATFDFNMFTEFHFLMMNLSTLVLFVWFIVPYFYISTFMTMNNYTETQGAIMLSIFGVATIIGIVSLGWAGDQPWVHIMKTYAICLIICGVSIIMFAVIMETTDADNEMSFYLLAANALIFGLTFSSSYSYTPSILVELVGLDKFAMAYGLVLLSQGLGHLIGPPMAGALKDNTGTWDLAFYLAGIWVIVSGFLILIIPYTKNFRIVGSAPLCKDVASEPDPGIRIIVAH; this is encoded by the exons aTGGACACCCAACGAGCCTATACAAATGGAATACCAGGCAAAGAAAAGACGATCAAATATGAGTCGAAAGTACCTTCTGAAGAGGAGAAGGCTACGTCACCCCTCCTGGCGAGTGGTGATCGTCTCAACGTCGATGGGAACAAATTAAACTCCGATCCCGCAGTATTTCATAAAAGTGATGAGCATTACTACACGAAAGGGTTAGAAACATCTAAGAATGATctcaatacaataaattctATGAAAACGGATGGAGGGAAATATAATGCGGCTAAAGATACCCTAGCCGTAGAATATCATAAGGACGGAAAGAACAGCGATGATGATGCTGTATCGACTAACGAAGGAGTCAAATTCTTGGGTCTCGGCGACGATGACAGTATTTGCTCCAGCAACCCGCCGTCGGAGGAGCAGACTCCGCAGATACCGGACGGAGGGTGGGGCTGGGTGGTGGTGGTCGCATCGTTCTTGATCGCAACAGTTGCGGACGGTCTAGCGTTCTCCTACGGCCTGGTCAACCAAAAACTGGTCGAGTACTTCGAAACAAAAGAAGCAGCAACCTCACTGATTGGAAGTCTTTTCATATCTGTCCCACTGATTGCTGGACCTATCATGAGTGCTCTCGTTGATCGATATGGCTGTAGAAAAATGACCATTCTTGGTGGCGTATCGTCAACCATCGGGTTTGTGGCTGCATCCTACAGCAACTCTATTGAAGTACTCTACATAACGTATGGATTAATGGCTGGCTTAGGAATGGGATTACTCTACGTTACAGCCGTGGTCTGCATTGCTTACTGGTTCGACAAACGCCGTAACTTGGCTGTAGGGTTGGGATCCTGTGGTGTCGGCTTTGGTACATTCTTCTACTCGCCTCTGACGACCTATCTGCTGGACGAGTACAACTGGAGAGGAACTTTGCTCCTTTTATCCGGCACTGTACTTAATGTATGTGTCTGTGGAGCAGTAATGAGGGATCCTGAATGGTTAAAAATAGAGCAGAAAAAACAACGACAGCTGAATAAATCAAAGAGAGCTTCAAGTTCCGTTTCCATATCAGCCAAATCTGCAAGATCTTGTGGGACGGAGTCCGTGTTTCCTGGTGTTGAGGAACTGAAAACTTTgatgaaaagtggagaaaCACCGGAATATATTTTGACAACTCTTGTGGCATCAATAGCGGAAGCAGAAACTTTAGATGCAACAACTAAAATCAATTCAGAACTATCGCAGCACAAAGTCAACTCGGTAATCAATTTGCCAAcatttttaaggcaaagcgagAAG gTTCCAGCTGAAGTATTAGAACATCTGAAAGCCAACACAAGATTATACAACATCATCCTGGAGAATTATCCGTCATTGCTTGCGTTAAGAAGCACATCAGAACAAAAACTGCCAGTAGAGCCTGCAGCTGAAGTGTCGAAGCAGAAGCCAATTACTATGTCTATGAAAATAAAGATGAAGAAGAAAGCGAAGAAAGATTTCGAGGATAAGCTTGACATTGTCAGGGAAAAGTTCCTTCAACCGATTCCAGAGAACAAGCCAGCAAATACAGCACAGACCGCAAGAGGGGTCAGACAAGATTGGTTGTCCCGTCAGTTCGGTACTAATCACCATTACTTCAGGGACCTCAGGGTGCACAGGAACTCTATTATGCATCGAGGAGCCATGATGAACATTGCCAAGTACAAGTTGAGGGCGTCTTCTTGCCCTGATATCTACAGGAATTCGATGTGGTCTGTCGAAGAAGATCAAGAAAGG ACCTGGGGCCGCAAGCTCGCTGACATGGCCAACGCGACTTTTGACTTCAATATGTTCACCGAATTCCACTTCCTCATGATGAACCTGTCCACCCTGGTCCTCTTCGTGTGGTTCATCGTGCCCTACTTCTACATATCCACCTTCATGACTATGAACAACTACACCGAGACGCAAGGCGCTATTATGCTGAGTATTTTCGGAGTCGCGACTATTATTGGCATT GTGTCACTCGGTTGGGCAGGAGACCAGCCCTGGGTCCACATCATGAAAACCTACGCCATATGTCTGATCATATGTGGAGTATCCATCATAATGTTCGCAGTGATCATGGAAACCACTGATGCTGACAACGAGATGAGTTTCTACCTCCTCGCTGCTAATGCCCTGATCTTCGGACTTACGTTTTCAAGCTCATACTCCTATACTCCTAGTATCCTGGTGGAATTGGTTGGACTGGATAAATTCGCCATGGCCTATGGTTTGGTGCTGCTGAGTCAAGGACTTGGGCATCTGATTGGGCCTCCTATGGCAG GAGCACTAAAAGACAACACCGGCACCTGGGACCTGGCGTTCTACCTGGCCGGCATCTGGGTGATCGTGTCCGGCTTCCTCATCCTCATCATACCGTACACCAAGAACTTCCGCATCGTGGGCAGCGCGCCGCTCTGCAAGGACGTGGCGTCTGAACCGGACCCGGGCATTAGGATCATTGTCGCTCATTAA